AACTTTCCATACAACAATTTTTCTGCTAAGAAAGCCTTTATTACACGTATTCCCGTAAGCGTTTCATCTAAAATTGATAATGCAATACTTAACTGTTCTGACATTTCTTTAGACTGCTTTTTCAACAACCGACTAACTCTGCCAATGATAAAACCCGTAAGTGGCAATAATACAAGAAGGCCAATGGAGAGCGCCGGACTAATAATTACCATCGCAATTAAATAGCCAATAATGGTTATAGGGTCTTTAATTAAGCCTTCCAATGTACTTACTACAGAAGCGTCTACTTCATTCACGTCATTCGTCATGCGGGAGATTACATCACCTTTTTTCTGTTCAGTAAAATATCCGATGGGCAATTGCAATGCTTTTACGTACATCTCATCACGCAAATGTTTCACTATGGAACTTCTGATAGGAGTAGATAAATAAGATGCTGAATAGATGCAAATATTTTTTAGAAGAGTAGCAATAATAATTATAACACATACACCACCTAAAGCGTAAAGCCTGCCATGATCTATAATTAAATTATTGAGAAAATCTGAAATATAACTACCAATGGCTTTGGATTTTAGTAAATTGCTTGTAGCACTATTATTGCTATCACTTACAATCAGTGAAATAAAAGGCGCCAACATGCCAATGGAAACAATGCCAAATAATGTTCCTAAAACGGTAAAAATACCGTAAGCTGTAAGTTTTGCTTTATGGAAACCTAGATATTTAAATATGCGTTTAAATTTCTTCATAATTTGAATTAGAATAGAACGGCAAAAGTAACTAATTTTACAGCCAATAAAACACAAAGATTATGGAAGAGGGGAAAAGACAGAAACAAGTAGGTGCGGTAATAAAAGAAGAGATGAATCATATTTTCCGGCATTTGGGATTGAATATGATTTCTGGGGGTATGGTTTCCATTTCGGACGTAAAAATTACTCCAGATTTATTGGAAGCACGTATTTATTTGAGTTTCTTTCAGGTGCAAGACAATGTGGCAGCACTAAAGTTAATTGAACAAAAAGCTTGGGAAATTAAAAAAGAACTTTCGCAAAAAGTAAAAACGCAATTACGCCGTATTCCGGTAATTCATTATTATGCGGATGATACTTTGGAGCATGTTTTTCATATGGAAGAATTATTTAAAAAATTAAATGAAAACTCTGATAAAGATTAATTGCCTGCGTTAGCCGTGCTTTTACAACAATAAATTGTACATGAAATTCCTTTTTGCCTGGCGTTATTTTAAATCAAAAAAATCTACCAATGTAATCAATATTATTGCATGGATAAGTGTGATTGCTATTGCCGTTGGATCGGCTGCGCTTATCCTAGTGCTTAGTGTTTTCAATGGTTTCGAAGGGCTGGTGAAATCAATGTATGGTGATTTTTATCCTGATTTACGCATATCTGCAACACATGGAAAATATATGCAATTGCAACCTACAATGTTGCAGAAAATTCATCAAATAAAAGATATAAAAAACATAAGCCTTACCATTGAAGAAAAAGCGCTTTTGGTAAACGGGGAGTACCAGTCCATTGTATTTTTAAAAGGAGTGGATAGCAATTATCAAAATGTAGTGGCAATTCCCAAACATATTACTGATAATGGGAAATATGAATTAGGTTTCAAAACCAATCCGGCTATCGTTTTGGGCGCTGGTATTGCCAATGCAATTGGTGCTGATTTGTATTCTACAGACCCACTCACTATTTTCTTACCCAACAGAAATAGTGAGAATTTTAGCAATATGCAAAGCGCCATGAATTCTTTCAATATTCGAGAAACGGGTATATTTAGAATACAAGAAGATTTTGACAATAAATATGCTTTTACCAATATTGATTTCCTTCGTTATATGATAGAATTGCCAAGTGATTTTTATAGTGGTATTGCCATTTCCTTGTCAGGCGACGCAAATATAGATAAAGTCCAAAGTTCGTTACAAAGCCTTATGGGAAAGAATTTTCAAGTGCAAACACGCTATCAACAAAATCAGGGATTGTTTAGTGTAATGCAAATGGAGAAATGGATTATTTATATTATTTTATCCATCATTTTAATAATTGCGGCATTCAATATGGTGGGCGCTCTTACAATGCTTATTCTCGAAAAAAGAAAGGATATTGCGGTGCTAAAAGCTTTAGGTGCAAACAGTAGTTTTATTCAAGGGATATTTTTAAATGAAGGTTTTTTGCTTGCCGGTATTGGTGGTTTGGCAGGCATGTTAATTGCTTTTATTATTTGCTTTCTCCAACAAAAATTTCATTTACTGAAATTAGAAGGAGGATCTTTTGTGGTAGATTATTATCCTGTAAAAATGCATATCACTGATTTTATCTTGGTTGGCATTACCATTTTTGTAGTAGCAGTTTCGGCTGCTTGGATTCCCGCTCAAAAGGCTGCCACCAAAGAGTTCTCCTTGAAAAGTGGCGAATAAAATTTCTCTTACATAAGACTTATCTATTGCCTATCTTGATTTAGCCTGTAGGAAAATATCTTTTTCGCTTCAGGCAGTAAGCGCTCATTAGAATCTTTCTTTATTACTTAGTTTTTTCTGTTACAAAAATAAGAGATATTTAAATTTTATAATTTCTTTAAAGGTTTGTTTTATAGCTTAGCCCTCGTGTTTTGGAAAAATACTTCTAACTGAATTGCTTGGCCATATATTTTTTAATGTTCAATTAAATAAATTTTATGGTAAAATTTCTATCTCAATTTAAATTTAAAAGTTCGTCACGCAACTTTTTATTCCCGGTCTTAGCAATTCTCTTCATTGGATTTCTATTTTCACCTGAGTTGTCCAGTGCACAAAAGACGAAGTCTGCTCTTACTGCTTCATTAATAAATATAGAAGCAGCCACGAATGCCACATTTACTTTTAACGCGACTTTACACAATGCAAGCACTCAACCAAGTGTTTACAATTTGAATGCGACATTACCTCTGGGTTGGACAGTTTCATTCAGGGTTGAAGGTAGTGAAGTGTCATCTCTGAAAGTTCAGCCAAATCAAACACAGTCCATTTCCATTCAATTTTATCCGGCCCCTTCTGCGAAGCCGGACAAATATTTAATACCGGTAACTGCTGTATCTGAAGATGGAAAAGATACTTTAGCCTTGAGTCTGCAAGCTGTAGTAAAAGGATCATATGCTTTGCAGCTTACAACTCCTTCAGGAAGGCTTAGCGACAATATAACCGAAGGATCACAAAAGCAGATCCAATTAATTGTAAATAATTCTGGTAGCATTGCTTTAAAAAATATTGAGTTGTCTGCTCAAACGCCGACGGATTGGTCGGCTACCTTTAATCCTTCGAAGATAGATAATTTGGATCCTGGCAAATCAGTGACCGTAACTGCCACACTTAAGGTTCCGGACAAGACAATTGCAGGTGATTATGTAACTACATTTAATGCAAGAGAGTCAAATGTGAATGCGACTGCTGCTTTTCGTATGACCGTGGAAACATCTATACTTTCTGGATGGATGGGCATTTTAGTTATCATTATTGCAATCGGAATTATCTATTATTTAATTCGCAAATACGGCAGGAGGTAAAAGCTTATGGAAACTCCAATCATTGAGCTACATAGTTTGTCAAAAAACTATGGCTCTTTAAAGGCAGTAGATAATCTTTCACTTTCGATAAATAAAGGGGAAATATTTGGCCTTTTAGGCCCGAATGGTGCAGGGAAATCTACGACAATACTAATGCTATTGGGACTTACAGAGGCTTCTGCCGGTGAAGCGAAGATATGCGGGCAGATTGCCAGCGGAAACCCTTTGACTTTAAAGAAAAAAGTTGGTTATATGCCGGATAGCGTGGGCTTTTATAACAACCTTACGGCGCTTGAAAATCTAATTTATATTGGTAGACTTAATGGGATTCCTGAAAATGAAGTGAAGGGTCGCTGTGAATCTATGTTACAGGATGTTGGTCTATCGCAGGACATGCATAAAAAAACTTCTACTTTTTCGCGAGGTATGAAGCAGCGACTTGGCCTGGCGGATGTATTAATCAAACAACCTGAAGTTATTATTTTAGATGAGCCGACCTTGGGTATTGATCCAAGTGGGGTAAAGGAATTTTTGTCTTTGATAAAGCAGATGAGCCGGCAACAAGGACTTACAGTCTTATTGTCTTCACATCATCTTTATCAGGTGCAGCAAGTATGTGATAGAGTAGGCATATTTGTTGGAGGTAAATTATTAGCCGAAGGAAATATTGAAACCCTGGCGCGCAACCTATTTTCAAGTGAGCCTTATGCAACAAATGTGACCATTAAGAATAAGGTGAATGATTTCAATTTTATTAATGAAAGGCTTTCTGAGATTCCCCATCTTAAAAAGTCCATTTTATTGGAAGATAATATAATTAGTGTTTTTTGTGAAGAAGATGTGACGCCGCAAATCGTACGTGCTTGTGTACAACTGGGACTAGATATTACAGGCGTTCACCAACGTGTTTATGGTTTGGACGAAATTTATCAACGATATTTTGAAAATAATCTAAAGGAGAATTTAGAAAATGAAAAATCAAGCGGTTTATTTCAAAGGACATTTATCAGGCGAAACAAAAAATAAGAAAATGGATAAATCAGGAAATTCACCATTTTCGGTGATTATGCGTAAAGAAGTAGCCGATATTGTCCACAGTTGGCGTTTTGTTGTTTTATTACTGTTGATGGTACTTACTTTCTTCGGTGCCATGTATGGTTCTTTAAGTAATATTAGCTCTGCTGTTAATGATGCGCGTGAACATCATACCCATTTATATATGTATCTAAAGCTACTTACTACAACGGATGGAACACTTCCGCCTTTCCATGTTTTTATTAGTTTTCTTGGCCCTTTATTAGGCATTTGTTTGGGTTTTGATGCTATGAATGCAGAACAAAACAATGGCACCCTTATCCGTTTGATGGCGCAACCGATTTATAGAGATAATGTTTTATTGGCAAAATTTACAAGTTCGCTTCTGGTTATAGGTGCATTATTTTTGTCTTTGGCGCTATTAATGATGGGTGGTGGTTTGCTTATAACAGGCGTAAGAATGGAGGCTCAAGAGTTTTTGAGAATAATCTTTTTTGTCCTCATCAGTACTATTTATGTAGCTTTTTGGATTGCTCTTTCCATGCTTCTTTCAATTAAGTTTAGACAAACTGCGGCTTCCGCATTGACGGCTATTGGTATATGGATGTTTTTTACTATTTTCTACCCGATGGTTGTAAATTTAATCGTGAAAGCATTTATGCCTGATCCCGCTTTTTTATCTACAGCCCAGGTTATATCCTATAACCACATTATAATAATGTTGAGGGGGCTTTCTCCGGGGCAAACATACTCAGATGGGGTTATTACCTTGCTAATGCCGTCTGTACGAAGCCTTGGTCCGCTTTCAATGCAGCAAATGGCTGGAGCAATCCCCTCCCCATTATCTTTAAGAGAAAGTTTGATGGTAGTTTGGCCGCAAGTGACTGGGTTAGTTGCTGCAACTTTATTTTGTTTTGCTTTGTCGTATTATCTTTTTATGAGAAAAGAAGTGCGCACTTAAAAAATGATAAAAGATTAATTTACTTTTTTATGTAATTTTTTTCTACAGGCAGAAGAGATTCTACGATAAAGCCTCTTCTGCTTTAATTTGCCCTTTATCCATTCAAATATAGTTTATAATCTATTAACAATCTGTTCCTGCTTTATTGACAACTTGGGTTACTTCTGCACTTTACCTTTATATAGTAAATCGTACATTGAAATAACGTGAAAGCCTCGGCGATTTCCTATTTTGAAATAATAATATGCAAAGAGAAATTAAAAAGTTGACATTGGTTTTAGTGTTCATATCACTTACTTGCCTAGGCAAAGCGCAAGATAACTGGAATAATACATTTTCTAAAAATGACGTTTCTAGAAAAACCATAAAAAAGAAAGGATATAAACTCACTTTTATTAATAAGGATGCCTCCTTCCCTATAGCAACAGAAGCGCATATGATTAAAACCTTCTTTGAGGTCTATCCTAAAGAAGCAAAAAAATATAATAAGAATACCTCAAAGGAAGTGTTTATAATAATAGATCCCGATTACAAAGGTGTGGCAGCTACAAGTGGGCATGTCGTACGTGTAAATCCTGAATGGATGATTAAGCATCCGCAAGATGTGGATGTTGTTACGCACGAGGTAATGCATATAGTGCAAAGTTATAATTGGAATGCAGTCCCTGGGTGGGTTACAGAAGGCATTGCAGATTATGTACGCAATGAATATGGTGTTAATAATAAAGTTGCCGATTGGACTTTACCCCACTATAATACGCATCAAAATTATACAAATGCTTATCGAGTGACAGCAAGATTTTTTATTTGGGTAGAAAAAAATTATGATAAAAATCTAGTAGAGGAGTTGAACATTTCTGCAAGAGATAAAACTTATACGAATGATTTTTGGAAAGATAAAACCGGTAAAACCGTGGATGAACTTTGGCAACTTTATGGTGAAAATCCATCAATCTAATAGGAATAGTTAAAGAATGTTCTCCAACTCTTGTAAGTGCATAATAGTAAATGTTGGTATTATGGATGCTTGCACTTTGATATGATTTACGAATATTGTATCCATTCCAAAATCTTTAGCACCTTTAATATCGGCTTCTAAATTATCTCCAATCATAATGCTTTTATTTAAGGGCGCCTTTGTTTTTGCCAAAGCAAATGAAAAAATTTCTTTATGAGGTTTTAAACTCCCACTTCCTTCCGAAGTGATTACTTCTTGAAAAAAGTCTGTTAACCCTGCATTTTTCAATTTTTGATGTTGTGTGAATTCAAACCCGTTAGTAATTAAATGCAGTTGGTAATTTTTGTTTTTTAGGTAGTGTAATATTTCAAATGTATAGGGGAAAACCTTTTTTTTAGTAGGTAGCTTCTCTAGAAAGACATCACTTATTTTTCTAGCCAAAGGTTCATTTGCAATTTTAAAATCGAGCATTGTCAGCCACATTCTTTTCCATTTCAGCTCTTCTTGTTTTATAAAACCTTTTGTATATCTATCCCATAAGCGATGATTATGAATACTATATTTTTCATAAAATAAATCGAAATTTTCTACGCCTATATTTTGTAATTCATATGAAAGAAATACTTCTTCTAAGGAATCTTTCGCGTTTGTTTCAAAATCCCAAATTGTGTGATCGAGATCGAAAAATAAATGTTCATATTGTTTCATAGTACCCAAGATAAAAAGAAAAAAGCAGGTTGATAGCCTGCTTTTTAAAAAATTAAAAATTAAATGCTCGTCGCGCTATATTCCATCTTAGCCCAATGGAAAACATCTTTGTATGATCTTTGGGTTTTGTGTCAATATCATATCTACGATAAGTTAAATTGGCATCTATAAAGAGGTTCTGAATTACTTCGTAAGAAGCAGTCAAAGATCCGAGTAAAGCATTTACGCTATAGGCGCCTTGACCTGGGAAATAACCATCTTGGTTCATGCGCATATCGTTATAATTCCTAAATAAGTCACCTCCATAATTTGGCTGATCAATGGCAGTAGCAAAGGCGGCTGAAGTATCTAATCCTTTCTTATAGAAAATTGCTTTAGCTGTAAAAGAAAGTTTAGGTAATGGTTGATAATTTGCGATGGCGATGACTTCTTTAAAATTGGCCCCCAAAGGATCTGCTAATGGTTGATTGTAATGGGTAAAATTATTTTGCGTCCATTTGTCCATATATGTAAATGGTCGTACAATGTTGCCCTCTAATTGCAAATCAAGATTTTTGACTGTAAATGCATCTATATATTTTCCACCTAATTGAAAACCTTCTTTATTTACCCAATTGCCTTTGCCGAATTCAAATATTTTGTCAATATGAAATTCATTAATTAGCCATTGCCCATAGGCCTGAAAATGCTTAGCGAAATTAGCTTTAAAATCGAGTCCAATGCTGGATTTGGCACTGTTACCCGTTGCCTGAGACATGCCCCGATTAAAAGTCGCCGGATTTAAATAACTTACTTGAAAACCTCCATTAATTTTCGAATTATACATGGTGTTTTCGTAGAAACCTACTTTTAGCCAGTTAGTTGCCTGCCATGTTAAATAATGAAACATCATATAATTACGAGGTCGGGTAGAATCATTATTAGTGATAAATGGTGCAATAGTCTGGGCGCCAACAGCAGTATACTTTACTTTTCCGGCCTGTAGACCAAATTTTACAAAATAAAAGGGAGCACTATTATCACTTAAGAATAAGCTACGATACCCGTCTCCGATAAAAAAACGGTCATAACCGACTTGAAAATCCATGTTTTTACCGGCATGAAAAGTAACACCTCCGCGTGCATCAAAATAATCATAGGCATTGGTACCATAATTTTTATAGTAACCCTTGCCCGGTAAACCATAGTGAGCATTGGTATATTGCCGGACATA
The Arachidicoccus soli DNA segment above includes these coding regions:
- a CDS encoding ribosome-binding factor A, yielding MEEGKRQKQVGAVIKEEMNHIFRHLGLNMISGGMVSISDVKITPDLLEARIYLSFFQVQDNVAALKLIEQKAWEIKKELSQKVKTQLRRIPVIHYYADDTLEHVFHMEELFKKLNENSDKD
- a CDS encoding FtsX-like permease family protein, with product MKFLFAWRYFKSKKSTNVINIIAWISVIAIAVGSAALILVLSVFNGFEGLVKSMYGDFYPDLRISATHGKYMQLQPTMLQKIHQIKDIKNISLTIEEKALLVNGEYQSIVFLKGVDSNYQNVVAIPKHITDNGKYELGFKTNPAIVLGAGIANAIGADLYSTDPLTIFLPNRNSENFSNMQSAMNSFNIRETGIFRIQEDFDNKYAFTNIDFLRYMIELPSDFYSGIAISLSGDANIDKVQSSLQSLMGKNFQVQTRYQQNQGLFSVMQMEKWIIYIILSIILIIAAFNMVGALTMLILEKRKDIAVLKALGANSSFIQGIFLNEGFLLAGIGGLAGMLIAFIICFLQQKFHLLKLEGGSFVVDYYPVKMHITDFILVGITIFVVAVSAAWIPAQKAATKEFSLKSGE
- a CDS encoding COG1470 family protein, with the protein product MVKFLSQFKFKSSSRNFLFPVLAILFIGFLFSPELSSAQKTKSALTASLINIEAATNATFTFNATLHNASTQPSVYNLNATLPLGWTVSFRVEGSEVSSLKVQPNQTQSISIQFYPAPSAKPDKYLIPVTAVSEDGKDTLALSLQAVVKGSYALQLTTPSGRLSDNITEGSQKQIQLIVNNSGSIALKNIELSAQTPTDWSATFNPSKIDNLDPGKSVTVTATLKVPDKTIAGDYVTTFNARESNVNATAAFRMTVETSILSGWMGILVIIIAIGIIYYLIRKYGRR
- a CDS encoding ABC transporter ATP-binding protein, translating into METPIIELHSLSKNYGSLKAVDNLSLSINKGEIFGLLGPNGAGKSTTILMLLGLTEASAGEAKICGQIASGNPLTLKKKVGYMPDSVGFYNNLTALENLIYIGRLNGIPENEVKGRCESMLQDVGLSQDMHKKTSTFSRGMKQRLGLADVLIKQPEVIILDEPTLGIDPSGVKEFLSLIKQMSRQQGLTVLLSSHHLYQVQQVCDRVGIFVGGKLLAEGNIETLARNLFSSEPYATNVTIKNKVNDFNFINERLSEIPHLKKSILLEDNIISVFCEEDVTPQIVRACVQLGLDITGVHQRVYGLDEIYQRYFENNLKENLENEKSSGLFQRTFIRRNKK
- a CDS encoding ABC transporter permease; this encodes MKNQAVYFKGHLSGETKNKKMDKSGNSPFSVIMRKEVADIVHSWRFVVLLLLMVLTFFGAMYGSLSNISSAVNDAREHHTHLYMYLKLLTTTDGTLPPFHVFISFLGPLLGICLGFDAMNAEQNNGTLIRLMAQPIYRDNVLLAKFTSSLLVIGALFLSLALLMMGGGLLITGVRMEAQEFLRIIFFVLISTIYVAFWIALSMLLSIKFRQTAASALTAIGIWMFFTIFYPMVVNLIVKAFMPDPAFLSTAQVISYNHIIIMLRGLSPGQTYSDGVITLLMPSVRSLGPLSMQQMAGAIPSPLSLRESLMVVWPQVTGLVAATLFCFALSYYLFMRKEVRT
- a CDS encoding basic secretory protein-like protein; amino-acid sequence: MQREIKKLTLVLVFISLTCLGKAQDNWNNTFSKNDVSRKTIKKKGYKLTFINKDASFPIATEAHMIKTFFEVYPKEAKKYNKNTSKEVFIIIDPDYKGVAATSGHVVRVNPEWMIKHPQDVDVVTHEVMHIVQSYNWNAVPGWVTEGIADYVRNEYGVNNKVADWTLPHYNTHQNYTNAYRVTARFFIWVEKNYDKNLVEELNISARDKTYTNDFWKDKTGKTVDELWQLYGENPSI
- a CDS encoding YjjG family noncanonical pyrimidine nucleotidase translates to MKQYEHLFFDLDHTIWDFETNAKDSLEEVFLSYELQNIGVENFDLFYEKYSIHNHRLWDRYTKGFIKQEELKWKRMWLTMLDFKIANEPLARKISDVFLEKLPTKKKVFPYTFEILHYLKNKNYQLHLITNGFEFTQHQKLKNAGLTDFFQEVITSEGSGSLKPHKEIFSFALAKTKAPLNKSIMIGDNLEADIKGAKDFGMDTIFVNHIKVQASIIPTFTIMHLQELENIL